A genome region from Streptomyces durmitorensis includes the following:
- a CDS encoding acyltransferase domain-containing protein — protein sequence MSRTDNILASPPHPVPEPVGAPTGGPGTASPVEAGGTGEAGEAGRTGEAGAPRRRFILPVAADTGEALRRAVRGLAGQAHPGGAHPERLAVHGTGAHRVVAAADRPDRLGDELLARLDERSAPHAGERPALAFLFSGGGPQWIGTGRALLAEPAFRATLDECDRAVRAVTGWSVIETLLADDGQTLVPTDVLQPVLFSVQIALARTLHAWGLRSDLVLGASIGDVAAVVAAGALPLEEGARLIATWSRLVAERASGHGTLIVCDMPLEEAERLSAHSGGRVFVASHLAPGQVCLSGTPDGVAEAEHELSARGVQTLRTPIDYAGHSSLLAAIGPELVRRIGTLRTRRPAVPYWSTVTGGFVDGAALDAAYWVRNMCEPTLLEEGVRHLTGRGALRIVEISPHPVAMYSVQQTLNAIEGTRSTVLAASHRDLSPRQGLEDLAAQLWCEGFDVDWSAVGTV from the coding sequence ATGAGCCGAACCGACAACATCCTGGCATCCCCGCCCCACCCCGTCCCGGAGCCGGTGGGGGCGCCCACAGGAGGGCCGGGCACCGCCTCCCCCGTCGAAGCGGGTGGAACAGGTGAAGCAGGTGAAGCAGGCCGAACAGGTGAAGCAGGCGCCCCCCGGCGGCGGTTCATCCTGCCCGTCGCCGCCGACACCGGCGAGGCACTGCGCCGAGCCGTCCGCGGCCTCGCCGGGCAGGCGCACCCGGGCGGGGCGCACCCCGAGCGGCTTGCCGTGCACGGCACGGGCGCGCACCGCGTCGTCGCCGCCGCGGACCGACCGGACCGCCTGGGGGACGAACTTCTCGCACGGCTGGACGAGAGGAGCGCACCCCACGCCGGTGAGCGCCCCGCGCTGGCCTTCCTGTTCTCGGGCGGCGGGCCGCAGTGGATCGGCACGGGCCGCGCCCTGCTGGCCGAACCCGCCTTCCGCGCCACCCTGGACGAGTGCGACCGTGCCGTGCGTGCCGTCACCGGCTGGTCCGTCATCGAGACGCTTCTGGCCGACGACGGTCAGACCCTTGTGCCCACGGACGTCCTCCAGCCGGTCCTGTTCTCCGTGCAGATCGCCCTGGCCCGCACCCTGCACGCGTGGGGGCTGAGGAGCGATCTCGTTCTCGGGGCGAGCATCGGGGACGTGGCCGCGGTCGTCGCCGCCGGTGCGCTGCCGCTGGAGGAAGGAGCGCGGCTCATCGCCACCTGGTCCCGGCTCGTGGCGGAGCGCGCGTCGGGGCACGGCACTCTGATCGTCTGCGACATGCCGCTGGAGGAAGCCGAACGTCTCAGCGCACACAGCGGCGGGCGGGTCTTCGTCGCGAGTCATCTCGCTCCCGGCCAGGTGTGCCTGTCCGGAACCCCGGACGGTGTCGCCGAGGCCGAACACGAGCTGTCCGCCCGCGGGGTCCAGACGCTGCGCACTCCCATCGACTACGCCGGGCACAGCTCCCTGCTGGCCGCCATCGGCCCCGAACTCGTACGCAGGATCGGTACGTTGCGCACCCGCCGCCCGGCTGTTCCCTACTGGTCGACGGTCACCGGCGGTTTCGTCGACGGTGCTGCGCTCGACGCGGCGTACTGGGTGCGCAACATGTGCGAACCCACCCTGCTGGAAGAGGGGGTCAGGCACCTCACGGGCCGGGGTGCGCTGCGTATCGTCGAGATTTCCCCTCACCCGGTGGCCATGTACTCCGTGCAGCAGACACTGAACGCCATCGAGGGCACACGCTCCACGGTCCTGGCCGCGTCCCACCGGGATCTGTCACCACGTCAGGGTCTGGAGGACCTGGCGGCACAACTGTGGTGCGAAGGGTTCGACGTGGACTGGAGCGCCGTCGGAACCGTGTGA
- a CDS encoding acyltransferase domain-containing protein, translating to MKSDPHTRDTPRPALLACCAGPGATPAVRGDLAVLFPDWDGRPPTTTRTLYGTFPAFRAAFDALRDALDCCLPVPLVAAVFAPPHGVDAQLLEDPRYGKPALFGYQVALFRLWHALGIDATAVTGHGTGALAAAHVAGALGLRDAAHLTLTEEGGPCTARTSHPAGFGRVLRCEPVRETPSVAAEPGAWMAAFRQLQVRGTAIDWNQLMASGTASGPLEESGVSSLSV from the coding sequence ATGAAGTCCGACCCGCACACCCGGGACACCCCCCGGCCCGCACTCCTGGCCTGCTGCGCCGGCCCGGGTGCCACGCCCGCCGTCCGCGGCGACCTCGCGGTGCTGTTCCCCGACTGGGACGGCCGCCCGCCCACCACGACCAGGACGCTGTACGGCACGTTTCCCGCCTTCCGGGCCGCCTTCGACGCCCTGCGCGACGCGCTGGACTGCTGTCTGCCCGTACCGCTGGTCGCCGCCGTGTTCGCGCCCCCGCACGGAGTCGACGCCCAACTGCTCGAAGACCCCCGGTACGGCAAGCCCGCGCTGTTCGGATACCAGGTGGCGCTGTTCCGCCTCTGGCACGCCCTCGGCATCGACGCCACCGCGGTCACCGGACACGGCACCGGCGCGCTCGCGGCGGCCCACGTGGCAGGAGCCCTCGGTCTGCGGGACGCCGCCCATCTGACCCTCACCGAGGAGGGCGGCCCCTGCACCGCACGGACGTCGCACCCCGCGGGCTTCGGCAGGGTCCTGCGATGCGAGCCCGTCCGGGAGACGCCCTCGGTCGCCGCCGAGCCCGGGGCATGGATGGCGGCTTTCCGCCAACTGCAGGTGCGGGGCACCGCGATCGACTGGAACCAGCTCATGGCATCGGGAACCGCTTCAGGGCCGCTCGAGGAATCCGGCGTCAGCTCGCTGAGTGTCTAA
- a CDS encoding polyprenyl synthetase family protein encodes MTLTLTLAPDTRDAWALLRRYRQLTGPRLQHAVEQLSEPVRTIARFHFGWCDENGTPTQDGWGKGVRGALVLASAQAVGGPADQALSGAAAVELVHNFSLLHDDLMDRDRVRRGRPAAWTVFGEAQAVLAGDGLLALALDTLACAPPPPASASATQELCRALLKLVAGQGSDLAFESRAEVGLEECLTMAAGKTASLLAAACALGVLSADGAPHQVSALRGFGHHVGMVFQLVDDLLGIWGDTRATGKVTGGDLRRRKKSLPVVAALAGDSEAGRRLAELYALPGPLDDGDVTRVARLVEEAGGRQWAEREAVRHWKQAQEELSRARLEPEATRGLLALARLITQRDR; translated from the coding sequence GTGACCCTGACCCTGACCTTGGCCCCGGACACACGGGACGCGTGGGCGCTGCTGCGACGCTACCGGCAGCTCACAGGACCGCGGCTGCAGCATGCCGTGGAGCAGTTGAGCGAACCGGTGCGGACCATCGCCCGCTTCCACTTCGGCTGGTGCGACGAGAACGGCACCCCCACGCAGGACGGGTGGGGCAAGGGTGTGCGCGGCGCGCTGGTCCTGGCCAGTGCGCAGGCGGTGGGTGGCCCTGCCGACCAGGCGCTGAGCGGCGCGGCGGCGGTGGAACTGGTGCACAACTTCTCGTTGCTGCACGACGACCTGATGGACCGTGACCGTGTCCGGCGCGGCCGCCCCGCGGCCTGGACCGTCTTCGGCGAGGCCCAAGCCGTGCTGGCGGGTGACGGCCTCCTGGCTCTCGCGCTGGACACCCTGGCCTGTGCGCCGCCGCCCCCCGCGAGTGCCTCCGCGACCCAGGAACTGTGCCGGGCCCTGCTGAAGCTGGTCGCCGGCCAGGGCTCCGACCTGGCGTTCGAGAGCCGTGCGGAGGTCGGCCTGGAGGAGTGCCTGACGATGGCGGCGGGAAAGACCGCCTCGCTCCTGGCCGCCGCCTGTGCGCTCGGCGTGCTGTCCGCGGACGGGGCGCCCCACCAGGTGAGCGCTCTGCGGGGATTCGGACACCACGTGGGCATGGTCTTCCAGCTCGTCGACGACCTGTTGGGGATCTGGGGAGACACCCGCGCGACCGGCAAGGTGACCGGCGGGGACCTGCGGCGGCGCAAGAAGTCCCTGCCGGTGGTCGCGGCCCTCGCCGGGGACAGCGAGGCGGGGCGCCGCCTCGCCGAGCTCTACGCCCTGCCCGGTCCGCTGGACGACGGCGACGTCACCCGGGTTGCCCGGCTGGTCGAGGAAGCGGGCGGCCGGCAGTGGGCCGAGCGGGAGGCCGTACGGCACTGGAAGCAGGCGCAGGAGGAACTCTCCCGTGCGCGCCTGGAGCCGGAGGCGACACGAGGGCTGCTCGCCCTGGCCCGGCTGATCACCCAGCGCGACCGCTGA
- a CDS encoding aromatase/cyclase — protein MPAERMRCAQHDVVIAAPAGVVYGLVADAAHWPRYFPSVVHVEQLESDGRQERHRLWDTAEGQVRSWTTRLVFSSDLRRVDFWQEQPAPPLTSMRGSWTVEALGERRTRLTLHRTFTVARNDPASAAWAERTLDTTARTDLEGVRHHAQHWKDLDGLMFSFEDSTRVNGPAELVYDVLYRVRDWPQLLPQVPPVDVREDPPGVQLVNWQSHTTDSLPARTAQAVRICFPHAGRIVFKQTAPPGPLVAHTGEWSVLPDTTSVTVTAQHRAVLDPDRIEAVLGAGTDTAQARRHVRESIGQENRAVLELARRHAESAVRVL, from the coding sequence ATGCCTGCCGAGCGGATGCGCTGTGCGCAGCACGACGTGGTGATCGCCGCCCCCGCGGGCGTGGTCTACGGGCTGGTGGCCGATGCCGCCCACTGGCCCCGGTACTTCCCGTCCGTCGTGCACGTCGAACAGCTCGAGTCCGACGGGCGGCAGGAACGCCACCGCCTGTGGGACACCGCCGAGGGCCAGGTCCGCTCGTGGACGACGCGCCTGGTCTTCTCGTCCGACCTGCGGCGGGTGGACTTCTGGCAGGAACAGCCGGCACCACCGCTGACGAGCATGCGCGGCAGCTGGACCGTGGAAGCCCTCGGCGAGCGGCGCACCCGGCTGACCCTGCACCGCACCTTCACCGTTGCCCGGAACGACCCGGCGAGTGCCGCCTGGGCGGAGCGCACCCTCGACACCACGGCCCGCACGGACCTGGAGGGTGTGCGCCACCACGCACAGCACTGGAAGGACCTCGACGGGCTCATGTTCTCCTTCGAGGACTCCACCCGTGTCAACGGCCCCGCCGAGCTCGTCTACGACGTGCTGTACCGGGTACGGGACTGGCCCCAGCTCCTGCCTCAGGTCCCGCCCGTCGACGTGCGGGAGGACCCGCCCGGTGTGCAACTGGTCAACTGGCAGAGCCACACGACGGACTCCCTGCCCGCCCGGACCGCCCAGGCCGTACGCATCTGCTTCCCGCACGCCGGACGCATCGTGTTCAAACAGACCGCTCCGCCGGGTCCGCTGGTGGCCCACACCGGGGAGTGGTCCGTCCTGCCGGACACGACGAGCGTGACCGTCACCGCCCAGCACCGTGCCGTCCTCGACCCGGACCGCATCGAGGCCGTCCTCGGCGCCGGCACGGACACCGCCCAGGCCCGGCGCCACGTGCGGGAGAGCATCGGGCAGGAGAACCGGGCGGTACTCGAACTGGCCAGGCGACACGCGGAGAGCGCGGTCCGGGTGCTGTGA
- a CDS encoding AfsR/SARP family transcriptional regulator has translation MKIQVLGPLRAEVNGGSIVPTAGKPRQLLSLLALYRGRVVPVQTLMEEIWAVDPPLSSLTTLQTYILQLRRRLGTAMGPDVPGNAKDILATRHGGYVLQTPADCIDVHQYEQRVAEGRTAFEAGDAALASDRFRAALDLWDGSALVDVRLGPVLDIEVVRLEESRLVTTERRIDADLRLGRHAELLGEMRQLTMHHPLHEGLHAQFILAQYRSGRQADALGTYRGLCVRLREELGVEPAPQLQRLYQAMLTTAPRLDVLAGPRGASTFDLFAA, from the coding sequence ATGAAGATTCAGGTACTGGGTCCGCTGAGGGCAGAGGTCAACGGCGGATCGATCGTTCCCACGGCCGGAAAGCCACGTCAGCTCCTTTCTCTGCTGGCCCTCTATCGAGGACGTGTCGTGCCGGTGCAGACACTCATGGAGGAGATATGGGCGGTTGACCCACCACTGAGCTCGCTCACGACACTCCAGACCTACATCCTCCAGCTGCGCCGCCGCCTGGGCACCGCCATGGGCCCGGACGTCCCCGGCAACGCCAAGGACATCCTGGCCACCCGGCACGGCGGCTACGTACTGCAGACCCCCGCGGACTGCATCGACGTGCATCAGTACGAGCAGCGGGTGGCGGAGGGACGCACCGCCTTCGAGGCCGGTGACGCCGCACTCGCCTCCGACCGGTTCCGCGCGGCACTCGACCTGTGGGACGGGTCCGCCCTGGTGGACGTGCGCCTGGGCCCCGTCCTCGACATCGAGGTCGTACGGCTCGAGGAGAGCCGCCTGGTCACCACCGAGCGCCGCATCGACGCTGACCTGCGTCTGGGCCGGCACGCCGAACTGCTCGGGGAGATGCGGCAGCTGACGATGCACCACCCGCTGCACGAGGGGCTGCACGCGCAGTTCATCCTGGCGCAGTACCGCTCCGGCCGGCAGGCCGACGCTCTGGGAACGTACCGCGGACTGTGCGTTCGGCTGCGCGAGGAGCTCGGCGTCGAGCCCGCACCGCAGCTCCAGCGGCTCTACCAGGCGATGCTCACCACGGCTCCCCGGCTCGACGTCCTGGCAGGCCCGCGGGGCGCCTCCACGTTCGACCTCTTCGCCGCCTGA
- a CDS encoding DUF5302 domain-containing protein translates to MADTPPANHSEEEAKRRFQEALEKKARTSQARAAHEEGRLKVKNMSGNDGQRRFFRRKTG, encoded by the coding sequence ATGGCTGACACGCCCCCCGCGAACCACAGCGAGGAGGAGGCGAAGCGCCGTTTCCAGGAAGCCCTGGAGAAGAAGGCGCGTACATCGCAGGCGCGCGCGGCTCACGAAGAGGGCCGACTGAAAGTCAAGAACATGAGCGGCAACGACGGTCAGAGGCGGTTCTTCCGGCGCAAGACCGGCTGA
- a CDS encoding condensation domain-containing protein has translation MTSDGHQPSGAPRPTPDPGSAPEPEAVTVTVTFDGAPEARQAVVDVHGPVPTALLGTDTATTAARFTGQATVAPAFAGLLADQLTRRTTTTASPATAEAQPSEVFATTPLQRDVLADAVDHPDHHVEQLAWCWHGPLDTSRFTAAWQSVFDRETVLRAAFVWDPQPQISVYRHASPEVVRHPHGTFPGRAALMEHERVRGFDLRRPGLLRAALLDGAPPGTPGGTATTDVLVTYHRALLDHRSVHALLREFYRAYCADGVLPGGERRPDLRDYVRWLGAQDPSAARDFWSREAALPAVRLPQAAPGAATGQTGTARTRIRLTGDEAARLAAWAAHQGVTESVAVHAVWAMLLHRASGAAAEPARVRFGVTVSGRGVFLGDIERAPGPFASPLPVSVEVDPDSPVSRLLGALRDCALDVSGYEWVAAGQIRDWLAEGPAPADALVPPDAHKDAAAVLADSLLVFEHRTGELGELGELGPGLAARGVRVDAPDIVPARPPVPIGIVVHHDHQGGLVLTSVHDRARLDDARAYALLSHSAQLLRDLPGIAGDSVNVADLLDGLPGTDLPLLHERPGPPAGQGAPLVTLRTADGPRTGTVCLLTAQDTPASWLTGFTLAATGAHSVVALYPADHGARTCVTALRRHLRTADGPLVLAGPSGVGAVACDIALGLAEGGGVPPPVVLADGDSVDALAHAIETTLRRAEAKLEWPSREQ, from the coding sequence ATGACCAGCGACGGCCACCAGCCCTCCGGCGCACCCCGCCCCACCCCGGACCCCGGGTCCGCACCCGAACCGGAGGCCGTGACCGTGACGGTCACCTTCGACGGCGCCCCCGAGGCACGGCAGGCCGTCGTGGACGTGCACGGTCCCGTGCCGACCGCCCTCCTCGGCACCGACACCGCGACCACCGCAGCCCGCTTCACCGGGCAGGCAACGGTCGCCCCCGCCTTCGCCGGCCTTCTCGCCGACCAGCTCACCCGCCGCACGACGACGACGGCGTCGCCCGCCACTGCCGAGGCCCAGCCGTCGGAGGTCTTCGCCACCACCCCCCTGCAACGCGATGTCCTCGCCGACGCCGTCGACCACCCGGACCACCACGTGGAGCAGCTCGCCTGGTGCTGGCACGGTCCGCTGGACACCAGCCGTTTCACCGCCGCCTGGCAGTCCGTCTTCGACCGCGAGACCGTGCTGCGCGCCGCGTTCGTCTGGGATCCGCAGCCTCAGATCTCCGTGTACCGCCACGCAAGCCCGGAGGTCGTACGGCACCCGCACGGAACGTTCCCCGGCCGCGCCGCCCTGATGGAACACGAGCGTGTACGCGGCTTCGACCTGCGCCGCCCCGGGCTGCTGCGCGCCGCCCTCCTCGACGGCGCGCCCCCGGGCACGCCGGGCGGCACCGCGACCACCGACGTCCTGGTCACCTACCACCGCGCCCTGCTCGACCACCGCAGCGTGCACGCCCTGCTCCGTGAGTTCTACCGCGCCTACTGCGCCGACGGCGTCCTGCCCGGCGGCGAGCGCCGCCCCGACCTGCGCGACTACGTCCGCTGGCTGGGAGCCCAGGACCCGTCCGCCGCACGGGACTTCTGGTCCCGGGAAGCGGCGCTTCCCGCGGTGCGCCTGCCGCAGGCCGCACCCGGTGCCGCCACCGGACAGACCGGCACCGCACGCACCCGCATCCGGCTGACCGGCGACGAGGCGGCACGCCTGGCCGCGTGGGCGGCGCACCAGGGCGTCACCGAGAGCGTCGCCGTGCACGCGGTGTGGGCGATGCTCCTGCATCGCGCGTCGGGCGCGGCCGCGGAGCCCGCCCGGGTGCGCTTCGGCGTCACGGTCTCCGGCCGCGGCGTCTTCCTCGGGGACATCGAGCGCGCTCCCGGCCCCTTCGCCAGCCCGCTGCCGGTCTCCGTCGAGGTGGACCCCGACTCCCCGGTGTCCCGGCTGCTGGGGGCCCTGCGGGACTGCGCCCTTGACGTGTCCGGGTACGAGTGGGTCGCCGCGGGCCAGATACGCGACTGGCTCGCGGAAGGCCCGGCGCCGGCCGACGCCCTCGTACCCCCGGACGCGCACAAGGACGCGGCGGCCGTACTCGCCGACTCCCTGCTGGTCTTCGAGCACCGCACGGGCGAGCTCGGCGAACTCGGCGAACTCGGCCCCGGCCTGGCCGCGCGCGGCGTCCGCGTCGACGCCCCCGACATCGTCCCCGCCCGCCCCCCGGTCCCCATCGGCATCGTCGTCCACCACGACCACCAGGGCGGCCTGGTCCTGACGTCCGTGCACGACCGTGCCCGCCTCGACGACGCGCGGGCCTACGCCCTGCTGTCGCACAGCGCACAGCTCCTGCGCGACCTGCCGGGAATCGCGGGGGATTCGGTGAACGTCGCCGACCTCCTCGACGGCCTGCCCGGCACGGACCTGCCCCTCCTGCACGAACGCCCCGGGCCCCCGGCCGGGCAGGGCGCTCCGCTGGTCACCCTGCGGACCGCCGACGGGCCCCGCACCGGAACCGTCTGCCTTCTCACCGCACAGGACACACCGGCCTCCTGGCTCACCGGGTTCACCCTCGCCGCCACCGGAGCGCACTCCGTCGTGGCGCTGTACCCGGCGGACCACGGAGCCCGGACCTGCGTCACGGCACTCCGCCGCCACCTGCGCACCGCCGACGGTCCTCTGGTGCTCGCAGGCCCCTCCGGTGTCGGCGCCGTGGCCTGCGACATCGCCCTGGGCCTCGCGGAAGGCGGCGGTGTGCCGCCGCCCGTGGTCCTGGCCGACGGCGATTCGGTCGACGCGCTGGCCCACGCGATCGAGACAACTTTGAGGCGGGCTGAGGCCAAACTCGAGTGGCCCTCAAGAGAACAGTGA
- a CDS encoding type 2 lanthipeptide synthetase LanM family protein yields the protein MPFSSPPGGHQDSLPAGFWAAASSVQERLTAPSAPADPPDPKRATARLARWRALAAFRGPEEHFTGQLRAVGVTAPALHRLLGEDHEALAARLSGRPGWADRVRSARPGPDRPDTPPLPGLLRVAEPLVRQAQDRLRSALRALGPFPAELDGLGEALLAGVPVTRLAVVLKPTMILEINLARVQGRLASGATSTARYQLYVDSLAEPGEQHRLWTRYPVLARCVTELLDDWVADRTRFARHLRDDLEALCEDLLCGVRPGGVAAVGFGQGDVHRRGSSVCRVDFHDAPPVFYKPRSLAVDEQFGRLVHRFNQDGPHTLRTPRTLTRQDHGWAECVSAQPCANARDVAGFYWRTGALLALVHALRGTDFHQENIMAVGEHPVLVDLEALLHPRAPRRTSRNGAGGPQGEPEEPALAALRESVRATALLPTKVVLDGAPAGAPVGDYSGLDGADGQPSITPVPVEKNPGTDEVHIVWEHVRSPGAQNRPRLPDGTPARAADHLTDVLAGFRHGYDWISARRTEILAPGGLLEGFAGTPVRFLPRPSFVYGKVLTESMHPDFLRDALDRECSTARLCGERYAGPAGEAVVRAEMDAVLRGDIPLFEALPGSRDLLLDDGRSVPGFFDEPALGAVRRRIEAMGPEDRELQERIIAGSFVGGVDVSLLEQPPAPADARRRTRTRSADPAELVAAATSIGDRVRRLATVREGRIGWIAPQPVAYGVWDLAPLDADLYSGLSGIGLFLARLGLISGHPRFTSLALDVADEVVRRVRASATADAGAGTGGEKDIGAFGAWMGPLYFLAHLDRLLGGTPHLAAVREPVLAVAERALDGTKTFDVVGGSAGCALALLAVVEAGQDPDGRAAALARRTARHLVTGAVPGGTGRGLAWEHHHIDSAQPLTGFAHGAAGIVTALARLADVAPDEGCAEAVAGGLAYETEAFDPEAGNWPDFRAEALSPFRSLWCHGAAGIGMSRLDLIGRPATAGLERQLAADALAALRPGELDPAGGPDTGAHRLTGRGSDSMCHGDLGNLELVLLAERGGRAEPGRLMRQLGEKLDAAAESDWVCGSPTRAETPGLLTGLSGVGHQLLRFACPDEVPSVLLLHPPHTVPTALQSTSNPSHHSCAARSSRP from the coding sequence ATGCCGTTCAGCAGCCCGCCCGGCGGACACCAGGACTCCCTTCCCGCCGGCTTCTGGGCCGCGGCCAGCTCCGTACAAGAACGCCTCACCGCCCCCTCCGCGCCGGCCGACCCGCCGGACCCAAAACGGGCGACGGCCCGGCTCGCCCGCTGGCGCGCCCTGGCAGCCTTCAGGGGACCGGAGGAACACTTCACCGGCCAACTGCGCGCGGTCGGAGTGACGGCGCCCGCGCTGCACCGGCTGCTCGGCGAGGACCATGAGGCGCTCGCCGCCCGCTTGTCCGGCCGCCCGGGTTGGGCGGACCGGGTGCGCTCGGCCCGGCCAGGGCCCGACCGGCCCGACACGCCGCCGCTGCCCGGTCTGCTGCGCGTCGCCGAACCCCTCGTACGGCAGGCACAGGACCGGCTGCGCAGCGCCCTGCGCGCTCTTGGCCCCTTCCCCGCGGAACTGGACGGTCTCGGCGAAGCCCTGCTGGCGGGCGTGCCCGTCACCCGCCTCGCCGTGGTCCTGAAGCCCACCATGATCCTGGAGATCAACCTGGCCCGCGTCCAGGGCCGGCTGGCGTCCGGGGCGACCTCCACCGCCCGCTACCAGCTCTACGTCGACTCCCTGGCCGAACCCGGTGAACAGCACCGCCTGTGGACGCGGTACCCGGTGCTGGCCCGCTGCGTCACGGAACTGCTCGACGACTGGGTCGCGGACCGTACGCGCTTCGCCCGGCACCTGCGCGACGACCTCGAAGCCCTCTGCGAGGACCTGTTGTGCGGCGTCAGGCCGGGCGGCGTGGCGGCGGTCGGCTTCGGCCAGGGCGATGTCCACCGCCGGGGAAGCTCGGTGTGCCGCGTCGACTTCCACGACGCGCCGCCGGTGTTCTACAAGCCGCGATCACTCGCCGTGGACGAGCAGTTCGGCAGGCTGGTGCACCGCTTCAACCAGGACGGCCCACACACCCTGCGCACCCCGCGCACGCTGACCCGGCAGGACCACGGCTGGGCGGAGTGCGTGAGTGCACAGCCCTGCGCGAACGCCCGGGACGTGGCCGGCTTCTACTGGCGCACCGGCGCGCTGCTGGCCCTGGTCCACGCGCTGCGCGGCACCGACTTCCACCAGGAGAACATCATGGCCGTCGGGGAGCACCCGGTGCTCGTCGACCTCGAAGCACTGCTGCACCCCCGTGCCCCGCGAAGGACGTCACGCAACGGCGCGGGCGGACCGCAGGGGGAGCCGGAGGAACCGGCCCTGGCCGCCTTGCGCGAGTCGGTGCGGGCCACCGCGCTGCTGCCCACCAAGGTGGTGCTGGACGGTGCCCCGGCCGGGGCACCCGTCGGCGACTACAGCGGACTCGACGGAGCGGACGGCCAGCCGTCGATCACCCCGGTGCCCGTCGAGAAGAACCCGGGGACCGACGAGGTGCACATCGTGTGGGAGCACGTGCGCTCGCCCGGCGCGCAGAACCGGCCGCGACTGCCGGACGGTACGCCCGCCCGGGCCGCCGACCACCTCACCGACGTACTGGCCGGTTTCCGCCACGGCTACGACTGGATCAGCGCCCGCCGTACGGAAATCCTCGCCCCCGGCGGCCTCCTGGAGGGCTTCGCCGGCACGCCGGTGCGTTTCCTGCCCAGGCCGAGCTTCGTCTACGGCAAGGTGCTCACCGAGAGCATGCACCCGGACTTCCTGCGGGACGCGCTGGACCGGGAGTGCAGCACGGCCCGGCTGTGCGGCGAGCGGTACGCGGGCCCGGCCGGGGAAGCCGTCGTACGCGCCGAGATGGACGCGGTGCTGCGCGGGGACATCCCGCTGTTCGAGGCGCTGCCCGGATCGCGCGACCTCCTCCTCGACGACGGGCGGAGCGTGCCCGGCTTCTTCGACGAACCCGCGCTCGGCGCCGTGCGCCGCCGCATCGAGGCCATGGGCCCCGAGGACCGGGAGCTCCAGGAACGGATCATCGCCGGATCGTTCGTCGGCGGTGTGGACGTCAGCCTGCTGGAGCAGCCTCCGGCACCGGCCGACGCTCGCCGCCGGACGCGGACCCGCAGCGCCGACCCCGCGGAACTCGTCGCCGCAGCCACCTCGATCGGCGACCGGGTACGGCGCCTGGCGACCGTCAGGGAGGGCCGGATCGGCTGGATCGCGCCCCAGCCGGTGGCGTACGGCGTCTGGGACCTCGCCCCGCTCGACGCGGACCTCTACTCGGGACTGTCCGGCATCGGGCTGTTCCTCGCCCGGCTCGGCCTCATCAGCGGCCACCCGCGCTTCACCTCACTGGCGCTGGACGTCGCCGACGAAGTGGTCCGCCGCGTCCGCGCGAGCGCCACGGCCGACGCAGGCGCCGGTACCGGCGGGGAGAAGGACATCGGGGCGTTCGGCGCCTGGATGGGGCCCCTGTACTTCCTGGCCCACCTCGACCGGCTGCTCGGCGGTACCCCGCATCTGGCCGCCGTGCGCGAGCCGGTGCTGGCCGTCGCGGAGCGCGCCCTGGACGGCACCAAGACGTTCGACGTCGTGGGCGGCTCGGCGGGCTGCGCCCTTGCCCTGCTCGCCGTGGTCGAGGCGGGGCAGGACCCGGACGGACGCGCCGCGGCTCTCGCCCGCCGCACCGCCCGGCACCTGGTCACCGGCGCCGTCCCCGGCGGCACCGGGCGGGGTCTGGCCTGGGAGCATCACCACATCGACAGTGCACAGCCGCTCACCGGGTTCGCCCACGGCGCGGCGGGCATCGTGACGGCCCTGGCCCGGCTCGCAGACGTCGCACCCGACGAGGGCTGCGCCGAAGCGGTGGCAGGCGGACTGGCGTACGAGACGGAGGCGTTCGACCCCGAGGCCGGCAACTGGCCCGATTTCCGGGCCGAGGCGCTCTCGCCCTTCCGCTCCCTGTGGTGCCACGGGGCGGCGGGGATCGGCATGTCCCGGCTCGACCTGATCGGCCGGCCCGCGACGGCCGGGCTCGAGCGGCAACTGGCCGCGGACGCCCTGGCCGCGCTGCGCCCCGGCGAGCTCGACCCCGCCGGCGGTCCGGACACCGGGGCGCACCGGCTCACCGGCCGCGGCAGCGACAGCATGTGCCACGGCGACCTGGGCAATCTCGAACTCGTGCTGCTCGCCGAGCGCGGCGGCCGGGCGGAGCCGGGTCGGCTGATGCGGCAGCTCGGGGAGAAGCTCGATGCCGCCGCGGAGTCGGACTGGGTGTGCGGTTCGCCGACCCGAGCGGAGACCCCTGGCCTGCTGACCGGGCTCTCGGGCGTGGGGCATCAGTTGCTGCGGTTCGCCTGCCCGGACGAGGTGCCCTCCGTGCTGCTGCTGCACCCCCCTCACACGGTTCCGACGGCGCTCCAGTCCACGTCGAACCCTTCGCACCACAGTTGTGCCGCCAGGTCCTCCAGACCCTGA